GATCGGGAGGAAATtaaagcacagagagaaaatacCAGTTACCAAACATAATGTGACAGTCAGCTGTGTTTACAGCCAGAGATCGTCAAATGCCCCAGAATAAGAGTGATAGGCCTGGTCGcgtgtcactcacacactgtcctgtctgcagctccagagagaggcagaagagaggacatggaaattCACATAGCAGCAgtctttgtttttactttaaaccactgatttATCATCTTATAATATCTCAAATTATAtcccagaaaggtgtaaaaagtgatgaatgttgtttttcttattcACTGAATAGAAGAGTGGATTTGGCTCGGGGGCTGTAGTAACCCAGTCAACAGTTGCCTCAGTACCATAACCTTTACTGTTTGGCTTGTTCGGTGTGTTGACAGAAGAGTTGTGGGGTAGACACACATACTGACATGCAGCGAAGGTGAAAGTAACGATAAAGAGAATATTTGTAGCTCACACACTGTCTTTACACATTATGAAACAAAGGTTCCGCCAACTTCGGAGTTTTACTCTCttctataaatataataaaatgtgcCGACATTATTTCGCTATCTGGAACGGTAAAGGATTTATTGAATTGCTACAGGAAACATTCATCCTCATACTGATTTAACCTATGGATCCCATGTTTCTCCACAAAGAAATAGGGCCACGATCGAGTAGGCAGAAGGTCAGGCTGGAAGCTGTTTTGTCTTCAACCAACCACCGAGCTTTTGAAGCTGGGAAAAGTTGCACAGGAGGACTGTAGTTCTCTCTTTTGAACTCTACAACTTTCATGTTGTTATTTCCTCTCCTACTTTGCCTCGTTGAATCATTTCAATGCAGGATTATTATTGGACTGAGGCTACATCGATATTACTTATAGccacttttccactggtcaaaaaaaccACTAACACACTCGCATGGCTTTTGATTAAAATTGTTATTAGTTTACCCATGTTTTAAAAAACCTGCGTGTACCAGCACATTTTTATGTTCTAAAGGTTTAAAGAATCTCTATCCACACAAGCATTTTGACTCCCTGTCAGTTGTATTCCCCGTCCATACTAACATGCCCGAAAACTCATCATATGACCCCTCAGGTGTACTGGGCATGTGTCTGCCGTTGTACTTAGAATCTGATCAAATAATAGCTCATCTCCTACGCATGTAAACAGTTGTATCATTGGAAAATGCAGAGTTAATGCATGCATGAAAATCACAAATGTAATGAATCAACAAAACGGGCCTTGCAGCATTCccaaacttttttattttagcagCGCTCTTTAGCAACTCAGGAGTTGTGTGGACGCCTGGCATATCTGGCAGAGGCGATGcactttgaaataaaaacttagAAGTAATGACGTAGCCTGTCTGAGAAATAAACTAAACTGGAAGGCCTCCTCAGTTAACTGCTTTAATATGCAGTGGTTAGTTATCCTCAACCTTGTGAGTCAGACTGTAGTCACAGTCTGGTAGATGGTGtcagagatgatgtcctgaTTCACTAACTGCTCATCCATTTTTTATGCGGATAGCTCAATATAGATGCTCGACAAATGATGGTGCTGTTTTTGGTACCATACCTTAGTAAGTACACTGTGTGAATCCGCGCACACACTGTGCAAACGAAAGATAATGACAATACTTCATCTGGGAAGAATACGCTCAACTGACTGTGTTACCATAGCAATGACTGCAAGCTTCCTCCTCTGAGAGCGTATCTGATGACGGATATTTTTCCACCAATCTTCCtctgctgtcttttttttttcttctttccatcTCTGCCAGTGTCTACAGTACAATATTAAAACGACTCCCTGCTGGGCACCTCCTCATGAGAGCAGAACCCTGTAAAAGGCCTACCCAGGCACAAAATGGCCTCTGATAGCCCCACGCATAGCCTGCTGagttacacacacagtcatacacatacacacactcactgtcagTCACACACTGAGCACAGAGGGAAGTCCCAGCTAAGAGAGCAGCCATTGTGCGTATGAGAGCGCCCGTCTTTTCTCGAGAGATTTACAGCACTCTGAACCAGCAGGCCCCTTCCCTCTTAATCTCAACACCATGGACATGCTAATATGGTCCTCACCATGAGACAAAAGATCCAAACCAGGCTTTTTACTCTATGTTGTGATCTGGGTGTGGACTGAGCTACAAACTAAGGAGATGACAACTCAATCCGCTGGCTTTACTTCACTTTAAGGACAAAAGACTAATAAAGCAAAGTCCAACCATGTATCATCTGAAATGTTGGAAAAtcttttgtttatgtatttgctTGTGCCTCTTATCTCTCCCTTGGTTAGAGATGGTTACAAGTCAAGTAAAATCACTTCATTGTCAGTGAAGGGAAGCGGAATTTGACTCTGTGGTTATTAAATTCAAAAGCTGTCTCTTCCACTGGCTCAGAGCCACTGAAGCACTTTCATTTTTCTGTTGAAGGCCACAGCAACGTCCTTATCTACTTAACTCCCTCCAGTTCTGCTCTCTTCTTTTCAAGGCAGGTCACCTGAGTTCAAAGTAATTTTCCAAACTTTATAATTAAACAGATTTCCCAGTCTCTCTGTCTTACTCATGCCCCCTCTGCTTTACCCTGCTCCCAGTTTCTCTGACTCGCTGACAAAAGGCAGTAATTTATTCAtctgtgtcttttgtgtgtgtacactgaCAGTTAGTTGTAAGGCCCCTCTAACAGCCTGTAGAGAACGAGGGATGAAAGAGGGCTccatggagagaaagaggggttGTTGTCGCTGCCTGTTCGCTCTTTTTGCTCCTTTAGAGGCATGACGCTCCGAATAGACACTATTGCGCCCTTTCTCCGTGGCCTAGCACTAGACAAACACGAGCAGAGGTGGGGTATCCTCATCAACATCATAATGACTGTTTTATGTGTATTATCCCTGTCAATCAGATCCCATACTACAGCGAAATGTGTGAGAAGTTGAACGCAGGAGAAAACTGCGAAACCCTGGTGGGCTACTCCGCTGTCTACAAGATGTGCTTCGGTATGGCCTGCTTCTTCTTATTCTTCGCCATCTTCACCATAAGAGTCAACAACAGCACAGGCTGCCGGGCGGCCGTGCACAACGGGTAAGAAGAAGGCCCCATCTTGTCTTATCTGTCATTAAACAGTTCACATTAATATCCAGCAGGAACGCTGAACTTCTTAGAAGTGCTGTGAAAGCAAAAAGACAAACTATACTCAAACACTTGAGTTGAAAATATGCAGCAACTCCGAGGATGTATTGAGcagtaaaatattgaaaaacattGTGTTCTTGTCTTTGCTGGGCCTCAACGCAACAGGTAGTGTCGTAATAGTTCATTGAACATGAGTTAGATGTCAAATGAACTTCCCCAATGTTGACCATCAGATCATATTCTTTCTGAATAATTGTGGATTGGTTATACCAATGCAGCGCtcattctaaacctgcctgtttggaatgtgctgtttgcttggcctgtggtaatgctgaCGGCCGTTTTCTTTCTGAAGAAGTGACCTGTAGTAATTTAGTCACAGCTAGTTCAGACCCGCTGCCGGCCTCAGTCCTCAACCCTTAAGCTGctccacagctgctgcacagagagctgctaccctgtttattcaaagttcagtgaagcttaACTCAGTACGCAGAACCGCGATCTGGAGATttagttgttgctgttgttgtaccTTGTTGTTGTGAGAGCGCTGTTGTAAATTTTGTCGATGAGTCCCAGCTACTGACTGATTCGGGGCACTGgttgtctgtttattttaagtttattaatattgaatgtgtcAGGTATCTAAATCACACAATACTTGAAAACTGCACTTGATTGGGCCATGAACAATACACCTGCGTGTGAAGCTAAACAATTCTCGAGATATGCATCCCACATAGGGTTAGGTCACAGGCATTTCTTGAATTAGTATATTAGATATATTAGAATTAAGATTTCACACCATCTGTGTTGGCTCTCTTATGTGTTGTGGAAATTTGCTGAGAAGTGAAATATGCTGATGAAACCACgtttcttttgtattttatttaagatAAATATGAGTATTTTTCCACCTCGAAGGTTACACCTTGAGTGTATCAGGAGGTCTGACCCTGAGCAGAATAAGATAATACATAACACTCAGTGTTCTGATGCTTACAAAGACACTTTGTTCCTATGTCACAGGTAGTGAACAGTTTCTCTTATGTTTTCTACTGTTTCCCAGGCTAGCTAAAGCAGGTGTGCTGCATGACTCATAGGTGAAGGACAGTGAACCAATTACATCAAATGTTTAATAAGCAATAGGGAATTAGTAATCAGGCaatgattaaaatataaaatttctAAAACTTTCAGAACTCTTAGGCTGTCATGTCAGGAACCTTATGCATGTTGATTGTTGGCATTTGATTTTCAATTCTTTTCATAtaattttttcactttatttaatgtttttaaaagtaaaCTTTGTAATGTTTTCCTgtataacatttaacaatatagTTTTTTCTTTGCATGTCAGGTTCTGGTTGCTGAAGTTTATTGTGCTGGTGGCATGCTGCGCTGGAGGATTCTTCCTCCCAGAAGAGGAAACCTTTCTGGAAGGTAAAAATGGGACACTTAGCTCTGGAGCTGTTAATTAACGTATCACTAACATAACCACATCTCTGTAGTTGCAAAGCAAAAGGTAGGAGACAGCAAGTGATATGGTAACAGTTAGTAACACAGTTAGTTATTTGCATCATTTGGCTGAAACTTCCTTAAGAACCCTGAGGATTTCAGTAGTCTAACAGTTTGATAGTCTCTTGTGTTGCAGAAGATTGAAGATGCCTGGCTTGTCATCACTCAAACGATAtccttgtctttctctctctcttattcaaTGTTACAGTGTGGCGCTACGTGGGAGCCGCTGGCGGGTCCcttttcctcctgatccagcTCAAGCTGTTGGTGGAGTTTGCACACAGATGGAACACAAACTGGTGAAAGCAACACGTCTTCTCTTTGCTCTTGTCTCTTTTGTCCCATGAACTTCTCAAACTTGCTGTGATTTCTATTTGTTCATGAGATACTCTGAGGGTCAGATGTATTCTTCCGCAGGGTGTTTTTGGATGTAAATAGTTTGGAAAGAGGGCGTCATgtagctttgtgtgtttgtgagtggaGGGGAGTCTTGGCAGCAGGCCATCCTCGCTGCAGATTCACATGGTCTCCGTGTTCACTCagtttccctttctctctcacaaaGGCAGAGACACACCCTCCCTACAACAgtcaattgtttaaaaaaactatttagtTTGATAACCAATTAAACTCAGACCTCTTAATGTATTGATATGCGCCCTTGCCCATTTTAGTAAACCCCAACTCTTTGTCTTTCCTTGATTTTTTCCCTTTAGGCCGACCCCTGTTGTGTTAGTTGTCtctgtttattttgtccttGTTCACTTGATCTTTTTACTTCTGTAATTTTCTTTATCCttgttcatatttttttttccttttcgctttcttttctctctctctctgtctccatacCTCTTTCGTTCCATCTGCAGGAGTGCGGGAGTAGTATATAACAAGCTGTGGTATGCTGCTCTGGCCTTGGTGACGCTGGTGCTGTTCAGTGTTGCAGTGGGAGCCGTGGTCTTCATGGGTTGGTTCTACACCCACTCTGAGGCCTGTTTACTCAACAAAGTCTTCCTGGGCATCAACGGTAGCCTCTGTCTCATCATCTCCCTGCTGGCCATCTCTCCATGCATACAGAAACGTGAGAAACCTGCACTCGTATGCACATTATCTCAACTGGCTCTGTAATGCAAATAAGAATACAAGCATTTGCTaagataagaactacctaaaatgtaACCATCTTGGAgacaatttaattattttacaggtattttgactttttaatttggctAGTATCCcatacattaatataaaagaGGCGGGATTTAGGgaaccatctttatatacagtctgtacATATGACACAATAGTCCACGCAGTATAATATAAAGTAGTGAGACATTTGACTAGAACTTTCTGTCAGTAAGTATATTAATAGTATTGAATTCACTTTTGTGTCCCTGCAGTGCAGCCCACATCAGGCCTGTTGCAGCCCGGGGTGATCAGTGTGTACGTCATGTACCTCACCTTCTCAGCCTTCTCCAGCAAACCAAAAGAAAGTGAGTATGAACTGACCTCCATCTATACCTACTGTGGTAGTCACAGACATTATTGCCTTGATCAGCTTGCATCTGCTGTCTTATATAACTGTGACACATTGTTGTGCATAGAAATTGGATCAATATAAAAACACCGGCAACCACTTATAGTGATGACGTTTGTCCCAGGCATAACTGATCAGAATAAGTGTTACTATATCCCAATTGCGTGGCTTCTGTATGATTTTgatacagcacatcgacacagGCGTCGGCCCTCGTGGTGgaaatccaaaacaaaaaactaattaGGATCGACTAGCCAAAATGTCtattatagtttttttgtaaGCTTTGCAAACGGACCACAAGGTAAACGGAATGTTACACAGAGTGGcctgtattttaatttaatttaatttaattttaaaactcTTAAAGCACGGTACTTGTAGCAGAAGGTAGAGTACGAATTTCATGTACAGGTCtgtatatgaaaaataaaacacttattAGAATACCGTGGGTAAAACTGAGATAAGCACATCAAACAAGGCTGCGAGTTATGAGAGAATGAGGAGTTACAGTTAGGTAGATTTGACCAGCTGTTATGTCAGCACTCAAGTTAACTACATACTGCTGTCGAGGCTTTGAATGCTCTTGCACCCACTGTATGTTAAACTATCTTTATCCTTCTTTCCCCATTAATGACACTTTGCCAAAATATATGTGCTACGTCTTTGGCAATCTCtctatttctttaaaaacttcTTTCAGCTCATTTATCTCTGTCTGCACTTTGTTTTTGTCCAGTCCTGGAGATAAATGGCATGAACCAAACCGTGTGTGCGTTTCCCTTCGATTCGGGAAAGGAGAGCGACAAGAAGATTGTTACAGCGTTCGGAACAGTTATCCTGTTTGGTTGTGTCCTTTACTCTTGGTAAgacaacacatacaaacacacacatcttttttGTAACCTTAGTGTATTTCCCTGCAGTATATATTTTTAGTGTTGTATATGTGTAGAGGTGGAGATTACGCAAAAAGCCGAAATCCAAACCATTTAACAGCTGCTCTGTTTGGTCAATGAAGAATCAAATTATGTATTTCATGGCAAACTCTAGCGACAGCGACAGGGCTAGTTTTGATTGGCTGTGACTTTGGAGAGGCGGCGTATGATTGGCTGTGGCTGACCTAAGCGCTTGAGAGGCGAGAACGGTGGATTTCTGCCTttgttcacatgtgtttcccATCAAGTGGAGGTATTATGTCTCTTGTGGTTGGTCCTTGAGGAAGAGGGAACTGCAGGCGATGGAAAAATGCAGAGTGACGGAATCGcaacccctctctctcccactcatctatctttttatttctttctctctatttttttcccccaccctccctccagCTTGACGTCCACCACCAGGCGAAGCTCTGTGGCACTCAGGGTGTGTAGGAACAGTGAACCAGAGACTGAGGTAAACACACCAGTATTCAGAACTCACTAAGTGTGATGGCTAATGAAATATTAACACCGGTCTTACAGGCTAACTTAAAATCCCTCTGCCCAGACGCCTTTATGAAATTAAACAGATGATTCCCCCAATAAATGAAGCATgcccatgtttgtttgtgtcttacaAATATTCAATTCCAGCTCGGTGGTaacctctgtttcctcctccttgcAGAGGGCTCgctgttgtttctgttttggaAATGACACAGGTGAGGAGGCTCCTTCAACAACACATCTTTACTGTATCtatccctccctctgctcccccctttctgtctctttagtCCATTCAGTGTGTATGCATATGTCCCCCGGAGTGGTGTTTCACTGTCAGGGGCTACGCTCATTGATATTCCTCAGCCCGATTGAGGATGGTGAGAAAGTATTGGTCAGCAAACACAGATGATGTCACTGTTACTAGGAGGTTAGTATGACATAGGAAAGCAGGCCCAGACAGGAGGTGCAATTGTGGCCAAGCCTGCACCGCCACCTGCTGGAAACAAAACACTTCTGCGTTATATATTGGAAAACATAACAATTAAATGTAGTTTTATATATTACATCATAATGTAGTGATTAATCTCAATGAATCGGTCCAGATTTATAACAATGTCTTTTCTCTACTGTTTCAAGCATTTCACACAGTCTGCAATTAGCTGACTGAACTccttgtgttaatgtgtttgtttcagagGACTACGATGAGGAGAATACTGGTGGAGGACAGAACGTGTTGTACGACGAGAGAGAGGCAACCATCTACGGCTACACCTACTTCCACTCTGTCTTCTTCCTGGGTTCCCTTTATGTCATGATGACCGTCACCAACTGGTTCCAGTAAGTGCCCCACTTCACCTGCTGTATTTATGTGCACTCAGTACTCCAGTTATGGACAATGAAAAGAAGGCGATTGTTGATAAGCAATAAACAATTAAGCAGCTGCATGTGGACATTTTAACTCCAACTAAGTCAGATTGAGGTGTCAGAGGTCTCTGTGACTCAGTGTAGTCTGAAGACCAgtgaagctcactgcagagcgaAGACTGTGTCTATTCATTATTATACTTTCCCACAAACCCATTCTTTGCTCATTTTCAGTAACTAACTTTATGTTCCGAATTTAATTTGATGTAGTCTCTTATTGTATATGCTCAGTTTtatgcaaatacattttatcgTATGACTCTTTCTTCTGCAGATCGAGGCATTAATATGACTAAATATGTTTTGAGTAGAGATGCATGAGAGCTAAGAGGGttagatttattatttatattagttATTCTGCTAAGGCTTACGCCTCTTCTCGCCATGTTAAAAAGGTGGGAGAACAACTCCTGGAAATCAGTTGAGTGGTTTTTGGTTTATCCTGCTGAATGACTGACTGGCAGATAATGATTTATAACCTCCTTGGGGCATGTAATAATTACATATTCAAGTAATTGGGTAAGTTTGCAAGCTCAGGTTTACAAGATACTCTTTTTCCACTTGCTTTGTTGACAAGGTCACTTCAATGTTCCCGAGCATTGTAAGTTTTAATCACGTTCATGCTGATGACATTAtctgtattattataattaggTTTATTAATCAATAATTAGGTACTTTACATCGCCTAAGCAATTTTCAAAGATTAACCTGCGGGAAATATCCGGAGAATAGGCtacagagtttgcctttcacacatgcacaactatAAACTTTATGCGCACAATGCAGTGGGAGATTTTCAGCACACAACAGTAACAAagcctctgcattattcaggcgagaggtggagcctccggaagcagcagacagagacaggaagcaaTGTATTTACCCCGGTTCAGAGATCATGTGATTTTCCTTACAACACATAGACACTTCCGCCTCAGCTCTTATCAGCACAAACCTGTTCGACATCTTCGTTGGTGCCTGACGTGTATGACACCACTTTGTCACCGGGagatatttctttgtttttttatcatcaaCCCCCCAACTCGCTAGGGATGAATCCAAcaggggatcccctgctgtgttcacactttGAATCCTCCTGAGTTTCTACTGACTTTATACTAGGGGGCCAGGTGGAGAAATTCTGCAAACAATGCAGAGCCTCTCACTCccacatttgcgttcacacatgcacctcctctggagaagATACGGAGGATCTGCAGAgttgagtgcatgtgtgaaagcagctctaTTAATGCAAGTTTTCATTAATTTCATGGGTTACAAATGCACTATTGTCTATTGGGGATCAAATAACAACAGCAATTTATCTTTCTCCACTGTTTATCTTGGCTCAtttctctgactgtgtgtgtctcttgcaGTTATGACAAATATCAGATTGAGAATATATTGGATGGCAGCTGGTCGGTGTTCTGGATCAAGATGGCCTCCTGCTGGGTCTGTCTCATCCTCTACATGTGGACCCTCGTTGCTCCTATGGTCTGCCCAAAGCGATTTGAGGCGTAGGACGCAGATCACTACATGAGTATCGTGCTACTCTGATTCTCTGGATACAGGCAGACATGAAGCTCCCACGCTGAGCCAAGGGACCACCcccttttcccccttttctttgAAACACAACCCCACACTATCCTCATCTTTGAAATGGATGATTATCTGTTGCCTTGTTTTATATATGCtagtttatttttacattgttcGAAATTTTTAAGTTGTTTATACCTTGAcggtaatttaaaaaaagtcttTACTACCATAACTCCTGGATTTTTGTATTACTTATAGGTTTGAAATACAAGAGTCATAGAAGGTGAATTCCATTAAACACAAGAAGAATCCAGTTCCTATTGATTCAGTGATCATTTCAGTCTTGAAAGTGttttatctgtgtgtctgtttttcttgGATTCTTTCTTTTACTTTCAGCCGAGTATTTCAGTTCTGAACAGTTGTAGCAAGGGTTTTGGGACAAATTGATTTCTGGATTAGAGATGTTACATGacaaactgtatttattcaAGTGTGTCCTTAGTAATCAGAAGAAATGTGGAGAGAGTGAATTCGATTTGCCCCTAACTCTGTTTAATCTCTCAGGCTCACATGTCGGCTGTATTATTTGTATGCTTTGTTATATCGGTCCCCTTTTGTAAGTTTTCTATGCAACCGAACAAGCTCTTTTTTCAATCTTAGATACGCTGTGTTGTGAGGTTTCCACTTAGATCACAAGGATAATTGTTTAAACCTTTTTTGGTGCTCCCTTTgagccaaatgttttcttaggaaAATCCATGTCATATGTGCAACGTTTCCAGTCCTCGACAGTGTTGTACGGGGCAGTGCTCTTTAAATCAACCTGCCTTTTGTAAGAGTGAAGTCAGTGAGGCGCCGCCTCTATAGAagagctgcagtgacacagtGTGTGAACATTTACCAAAGGTAGATGTCAGAAAAATACAAACTACTCTGTCTCATTGGTTAGTCTGTTACAGAGAACCTGAAAGCATTATGTATTTGCATGTACATGCAGACACTCTTCCTGTTGAGACATTTTCTGTACAGTCATGAAGGCTTTTAACCTTGTTATGTTACACACAGCTCATAATGGTGGGCTGAATAAGGTCAGATGAGTGGTTTTACTGGTGCTTTATTCAACACTGGATGTTGAGTTTACTGCCAAATTCAGACAAAGACATTCACCTGTTTATTACCTGTGTGACAGGTTTTGTatgaaaatacaatatattgttATCTGGAAGTTCTTCTGTTTCCTAGTCGTCAAAACTAAACCAGTAAGTTGTTTTGTCTTATTGTTTACCTAACATGTTTTATAATAACTTATATGTACATTTTGGCTAAAGTTCTGTGATCTGTGGAAATAATTGATTCGAATCATGCTGTCATGTGACTTATCTTTTTGAAAGAATTTCAGCATTAAAGTTACTGGTATGAATGTAGAGATTAAATGGTGCTCACAGCAGCTTTGATATCTAACAGTTAAAATCAGACAACAGTACCAACAGTGAAGGCTGTGGAAATCCATACCATGTAATAATACTTTCTGACCAAGCTGTGTTTAAAAGAAGGAGATGTGCTTGTCATGCAGTTCAAAAAGTTCTCACTTGAAATTAAACCATCCATTGCATGTCATGTGTCTTTATTTGCAGATCACGTTTTCCTATACAGATTAACATTTAGAATGACCtcatgtaaaaatgtatataaatgtatgtagAAAGAGCACCCTGCAGTTGTATGCCTCAAACAACATATCTTTTTCCAGACTCCCAATAAGTCAATATgtcctttgaccactgaaaacTTAAAGGTCATCAAGAGACAACTTGTagtcaaaatttgaagaaatgtcCCAAAGGCAGACTTGAGACATGATGTTCAAGGGGCTTAAGAGGTTACAGACCTTATACCTCCAAAATCAAATCTCTTTATCCGAGGGTCtatgtgaacatttgtgcctgatttgaaaggattctctcaaGGTGTTCTTAAGATGGAGCGCTCACAGGGCTAAAGCCTGACCTACAAATTTGAATCCTGTCACTTAAGTCCAATTAAATGTTTGTGATCAAATGTGTTCCTGATATATTATGTTAAAAAGAAGATGAGATCACAATGACCTCGATCTTAACCATcgaccaccaaaatcgaatcagatCATCACTGAATTCAACTTAACATTTTtccaaatttaaagaaaatccCTGAGGGTGTTCCTGAAATGTTGCAGCAAAATGGCAAAATGTGCTTTGTTATGACACAGCGTCCTTAAACTTTGACCATCaaaaatcagttcatccttgagtccaactcAATGATGAACAACAGATGGACAACCTGACAATATAATGCCTCTGGCCACTGGCCGTCACTGGCTCTGTGGCACAGAAATGATTGAGCTTGCTTATATTTTTGAGAATTGCTGCATTTTATTATATCTACATCCAAACAAAGTACCTCCTGCCTCTTT
The genomic region above belongs to Pleuronectes platessa chromosome 4, fPlePla1.1, whole genome shotgun sequence and contains:
- the serinc5 gene encoding serine incorporator 5, encoding MCTPCCVSQLACCCGSAACSCCCNCCPKIKQSTGTRFMYALYFLLVTVVCVIMMSPTVAKALEDIPYYSEMCEKLNAGENCETLVGYSAVYKMCFGMACFFLFFAIFTIRVNNSTGCRAAVHNGFWLLKFIVLVACCAGGFFLPEEETFLEVWRYVGAAGGSLFLLIQLKLLVEFAHRWNTNWSAGVVYNKLWYAALALVTLVLFSVAVGAVVFMGWFYTHSEACLLNKVFLGINGSLCLIISLLAISPCIQKLQPTSGLLQPGVISVYVMYLTFSAFSSKPKEILEINGMNQTVCAFPFDSGKESDKKIVTAFGTVILFGCVLYSCLTSTTRRSSVALRVCRNSEPETERARCCFCFGNDTEDYDEENTGGGQNVLYDEREATIYGYTYFHSVFFLGSLYVMMTVTNWFHYDKYQIENILDGSWSVFWIKMASCWVCLILYMWTLVAPMVCPKRFEA